One stretch of Dissulfurimicrobium hydrothermale DNA includes these proteins:
- a CDS encoding Crp/Fnr family transcriptional regulator, translated as MSRSLIQMVAFQKNGIQKDSGQDGIKNDGLKNIMDGLSMTPMFDGLSVERLRLIAGITELRLYRKGQTIFSEGDPAAGFYAVFSGRVKIFKLSPDGKEQILHVFGPGEPFGEVAVFEGINFPAYAQAMDDVTAIFIPKERFVELIARDPALTLNMLSVLSVRLKKFTHLIEDLSLKDTPGRLAKYILLLSDKGHGSDKIRLDITKNQLAGLLGTIPETLSRIFARLSGRGLIRMEGADITILDRRGLEDLAQGVAKLI; from the coding sequence ATGTCTAGGTCTTTAATACAGATGGTTGCCTTTCAAAAAAACGGCATACAAAAAGACAGCGGGCAGGATGGGATAAAAAATGATGGACTGAAAAATATCATGGACGGCCTCTCAATGACACCCATGTTTGATGGGCTCTCCGTTGAAAGGCTGAGGTTGATCGCTGGCATCACTGAACTCCGCCTTTACCGCAAAGGACAGACCATTTTTTCCGAGGGTGACCCGGCGGCTGGTTTCTACGCGGTCTTTTCGGGCCGGGTCAAGATATTCAAACTCTCCCCTGATGGGAAGGAACAAATACTGCATGTCTTCGGGCCGGGCGAGCCGTTCGGAGAGGTTGCTGTGTTCGAGGGTATAAATTTCCCGGCCTATGCCCAGGCGATGGACGATGTCACAGCCATATTCATACCGAAGGAACGTTTTGTAGAACTGATAGCTAGAGACCCAGCGCTCACATTGAATATGCTATCGGTATTATCAGTTAGGCTCAAAAAATTCACCCACCTCATAGAAGACCTCTCGCTAAAAGACACACCAGGGCGGCTTGCTAAATACATCCTGCTTTTGAGTGACAAGGGCCATGGGTCTGACAAGATAAGGCTTGACATCACAAAGAACCAACTTGCAGGCCTCCTTGGGACCATACCCGAGACGCTCTCGAGGATTTTTGCGCGCCTATCAGGCCGCGGGCTTATCAGGATGGAAGGGGCCGATATAACCATCCTTGACCGCAGGGGTCTTGAAGATCTGGCCCAAGGCGTCGCTAAACTCATTTGA
- the pstA gene encoding phosphate ABC transporter permease PstA has translation MKKKSMLPRRLVNSVALVASSISAFIGIFFLVWILFEILARGFSAINWAFFTELPLPPGEAGGGLANAMLGTVIITVLAMIMGVPLGILAGTYLSEFGHGRFAGVTRFLSGIFGSAPAIVIGIFVYAIIVVPMKSFSGLAGAVSLAILMLPVITRTTEEMLKLVPSGLREAALALGAPYWHMVVQVVYRGARAGMLTGIILAVARVSGETAPLLFTSLNSPYWPSGILRPMPNLTVTIFNYAMSPYDDWQMKAWGASFIIAFSVLVMNIIARFLVHRMEK, from the coding sequence ATGAAGAAGAAGTCTATGTTGCCCAGACGGCTTGTAAACAGCGTGGCCTTGGTCGCCTCCTCAATATCCGCCTTTATAGGGATATTTTTTCTCGTATGGATACTTTTTGAAATACTAGCCAGGGGTTTTTCAGCCATAAATTGGGCGTTTTTTACCGAACTCCCGCTTCCACCCGGCGAGGCAGGCGGTGGACTTGCAAACGCCATGTTGGGCACCGTCATTATCACCGTTCTTGCCATGATAATGGGCGTTCCGCTTGGGATCTTGGCAGGTACATATCTCTCAGAGTTTGGTCACGGCAGATTTGCAGGGGTTACCCGTTTCTTGTCCGGCATATTCGGTAGCGCCCCTGCGATTGTAATCGGGATATTTGTTTATGCCATCATTGTCGTGCCGATGAAAAGTTTTTCCGGTCTTGCCGGGGCTGTGTCCCTGGCCATCCTTATGTTGCCGGTCATTACAAGGACAACCGAAGAAATGCTGAAGCTTGTGCCATCCGGGCTGAGGGAGGCGGCGCTTGCCTTGGGTGCGCCCTACTGGCATATGGTTGTCCAGGTGGTATATCGTGGTGCAAGGGCTGGCATGTTGACTGGTATAATTCTCGCTGTAGCCAGGGTCTCGGGTGAGACCGCACCGCTCTTGTTTACATCGCTGAACAGCCCTTATTGGCCGAGCGGGATACTGCGTCCGATGCCGAATCTTACGGTCACTATCTTTAATTATGCGATGTCACCTTATGATGATTGGCAGATGAAGGCCTGGGGGGCGTCATTTATTATTGCCTTTTCAGTCCTTGTCATGAATATAATAGCCAGATTTTTGGTTCATCGCATGGAGAAATAA
- a CDS encoding ATP-binding protein: MIRTATANLPRDILAQHITRILIEDTDFENASILLYDKEHDCLRLNKATGFLDVLGDNIEIDYNKDLVFQRDEGIAWRVFKYQTPFFIEDCESQPLPNKKGAKINPGSFVCLPLGDQGVINMSASRKRMLPEIKRRCLIILADLAGHLLRQADLQDHLNSGHLNLQQLVEAGIIGHGADAWLKESASYLESVMQYIPQGICIININGDIVYANQRLLNMLDSEINHLRNQPISKIVVDAAGFDEVFKHVLYKREITRASDVHLAKADGSALPVEIFLHPLKGRGGHIDGVMLVIYDPSTRQSISEDLLRDEKLKAIGTMAGGIAHNFNNLLTAILGNIELLARGITDPIALKRIKNIERAVLDGAQMIRRLQTFTRFNALKQENYAPTDVKTAIEDAIELTSPRWKDICQRKGIQINLIKQLDDTGPVSIQQSELREVLINMIFNAIEAMPDGGDITLRTYQHGSTAFLEIEDTGSGMSDDIKRQVFDPFFSTKGVENSGLGLSISYGLIVGSGGDIRVKSQPGKGTTFILSLPVVKHHQPDAANKEGLAAINALRILVVDDEAPLVDLLSVMLKDMNHIVTGTSSGEKALSLIETERFDLIITDLGMPLVNGWQIAAAAHAKSPPVPVILLTGWGCDYDGKDLKARGIAAVLCKPFKLDGLICAISEVVNQS; encoded by the coding sequence ATGATACGAACGGCAACCGCCAATTTACCGCGCGATATACTGGCACAACATATCACAAGGATACTCATAGAAGATACAGATTTTGAAAACGCATCTATTCTTCTTTATGACAAAGAGCATGATTGTCTAAGGTTAAATAAGGCGACTGGGTTTTTGGATGTCCTGGGTGACAATATCGAAATCGATTACAATAAAGATCTTGTTTTTCAAAGGGATGAGGGTATTGCATGGCGTGTATTCAAGTATCAAACCCCATTTTTTATAGAAGATTGCGAAAGCCAACCGCTACCCAATAAAAAGGGGGCAAAAATAAATCCCGGATCCTTTGTCTGTCTCCCTCTTGGGGACCAAGGGGTCATCAATATGAGTGCTTCCAGAAAAAGGATGCTCCCAGAGATCAAGAGAAGATGCCTTATAATCCTTGCCGATCTCGCAGGACATCTGCTTCGACAGGCAGACCTTCAAGACCATCTCAACAGCGGACATCTGAATCTGCAGCAACTCGTTGAGGCTGGCATCATCGGTCATGGTGCGGACGCCTGGCTAAAGGAGTCAGCATCATATCTAGAATCAGTCATGCAATATATCCCCCAGGGCATATGCATTATCAATATAAACGGCGACATTGTTTATGCAAACCAGCGCCTTTTGAATATGCTTGACAGTGAGATCAACCATCTGAGGAACCAACCGATAAGTAAGATAGTTGTTGACGCGGCAGGCTTTGATGAGGTGTTTAAGCACGTCCTCTATAAAAGAGAGATAACCCGAGCGTCTGACGTACATCTTGCGAAAGCAGACGGATCGGCGCTGCCGGTTGAGATATTTCTCCATCCATTGAAGGGCCGGGGCGGCCATATCGATGGGGTTATGTTGGTCATCTATGACCCTTCGACTAGGCAATCCATAAGTGAAGATCTATTGCGTGATGAAAAACTTAAGGCTATCGGCACCATGGCAGGTGGGATAGCGCACAACTTTAATAACCTTTTGACAGCCATCCTTGGTAATATAGAGCTTCTCGCAAGAGGCATAACAGACCCTATTGCGCTCAAACGTATAAAGAATATAGAAAGGGCGGTGCTTGACGGGGCGCAGATGATACGCCGGCTCCAGACCTTTACTAGGTTCAATGCCTTAAAACAAGAAAATTATGCCCCGACTGATGTAAAGACAGCCATAGAAGATGCAATAGAACTCACAAGCCCGCGATGGAAAGATATTTGTCAGAGAAAGGGGATCCAGATAAATCTTATTAAACAACTTGATGATACCGGGCCGGTATCCATCCAGCAGTCCGAGTTGAGAGAGGTGTTGATAAACATGATATTCAACGCCATTGAGGCCATGCCAGATGGGGGTGACATCACGCTGCGCACTTATCAGCACGGTTCGACAGCATTCCTCGAGATCGAGGACACAGGCTCAGGTATGTCCGATGATATAAAGAGACAGGTGTTTGACCCATTCTTTAGTACAAAAGGCGTTGAAAACTCCGGCCTCGGGCTCAGCATATCGTATGGTCTCATCGTTGGAAGCGGTGGAGATATAAGGGTAAAAAGCCAACCAGGCAAGGGCACGACATTTATCTTGTCCCTGCCTGTCGTCAAACACCATCAGCCGGACGCGGCAAACAAGGAAGGTCTTGCCGCCATAAATGCGCTGCGGATACTTGTGGTAGACGATGAAGCGCCCCTTGTCGATCTTTTATCTGTCATGTTAAAAGATATGAACCACATCGTAACAGGTACCTCAAGCGGCGAAAAGGCCTTATCGCTCATTGAAACTGAAAGATTCGATCTCATAATAACAGATCTAGGCATGCCGCTGGTAAACGGCTGGCAGATAGCCGCAGCAGCCCATGCAAAATCCCCCCCTGTACCTGTAATCCTCCTTACTGGCTGGGGATGTGATTATGACGGGAAAGACCTCAAGGCCAGAGGCATAGCTGCGGTCCTTTGCAAACCGTTCAAGCTGGATGGACTTATTTGCGCAATATCAGAGGTAGTCAACCAGTCATGA
- the cmk gene encoding (d)CMP kinase: protein MTIITIDGPAGAGKSTISRLLAARLGYKYLDSGAMYRAVAWIVKKNGLDVTDEEAVSGLLKTIRLDFDFNNNKIIMNCKDISDIIRGPEMDALSSAVSRLKPVRDYLTRCQREIGGKNNIVAEGRDMGTVVFPAADFKFFITASTPERAMRRMRQLEAIGKTVNYHDMLLQIEARDAADSTRDLAPLKMAPDAYFIDTTGLTANDVLEKILILMSHKDNYEK, encoded by the coding sequence ATGACGATAATTACAATAGACGGACCAGCGGGTGCCGGAAAAAGCACCATAAGCAGATTGTTGGCAGCGAGGCTTGGTTATAAGTATCTCGATTCAGGCGCTATGTATAGGGCTGTGGCATGGATTGTGAAAAAAAACGGTCTAGACGTAACAGATGAGGAGGCTGTTTCTGGGTTGTTAAAAACTATACGGTTAGACTTTGATTTTAATAACAATAAGATTATTATGAATTGTAAAGATATCTCTGATATCATCCGCGGTCCCGAAATGGACGCCCTTTCCTCTGCGGTATCGAGGCTTAAGCCTGTTAGGGATTATTTGACCAGGTGTCAAAGGGAAATCGGCGGCAAAAATAATATCGTCGCCGAAGGAAGGGACATGGGGACGGTTGTCTTTCCTGCAGCTGATTTTAAGTTTTTTATTACCGCCAGCACGCCGGAGAGGGCTATGAGGAGGATGAGGCAGCTTGAAGCAATCGGCAAGACCGTAAATTATCATGATATGTTATTACAGATCGAGGCAAGAGATGCCGCGGACTCTACGCGCGACCTTGCCCCATTAAAAATGGCGCCTGATGCGTACTTTATTGATACAACAGGGCTTACGGCAAACGATGTTCTTGAAAAGATATTAATTTTAATGAGTCATAAAGATAATTATGAAAAATGA
- a CDS encoding YkgJ family cysteine cluster protein: MAEGPQICFDSSKKMVGRDTFRFSCTPERACFTACCHDLNLILTPYDILRLKKCLGLKSWDFLKRYTSVHVGPGSGLPVVMLKMEGADMKCPFLETGKGCTVYDDRPGACRTYPLARISCRSKDRNGVEEFYYIVKEPDCLGFQDGVEWTVEEWVKNQEIKPYNEINDIFGELLQAKIEVGDPSLTADQIEIFYRGCYDLDEFRRFFLKGPNLDRYLESGEIIRKITNDELELLKYGIRWVKKRLFQGTCLTCKATHRTRQT, encoded by the coding sequence ATGGCCGAAGGACCTCAAATCTGTTTCGACTCTTCAAAAAAGATGGTGGGCAGGGATACGTTCCGCTTTTCGTGCACCCCTGAAAGGGCCTGTTTTACAGCCTGTTGCCACGATCTCAATCTTATATTGACCCCCTATGATATCTTAAGACTTAAAAAATGCCTGGGCTTGAAATCATGGGATTTCCTGAAGCGCTATACAAGCGTGCATGTCGGGCCTGGTTCAGGCCTTCCGGTGGTGATGCTTAAAATGGAAGGCGCCGACATGAAGTGCCCGTTTCTTGAAACCGGCAAGGGATGCACAGTTTATGACGACAGACCCGGCGCTTGCAGGACATATCCCCTTGCAAGGATATCCTGCCGTTCCAAAGATAGAAACGGTGTTGAAGAATTTTATTATATAGTTAAGGAACCGGATTGTCTAGGCTTTCAAGACGGGGTGGAATGGACAGTAGAAGAATGGGTCAAAAACCAAGAGATAAAACCGTATAACGAAATAAACGATATATTTGGAGAGCTTTTGCAGGCAAAGATAGAAGTAGGCGACCCAAGCCTCACGGCAGATCAGATAGAGATATTTTACCGCGGCTGTTACGATCTTGATGAATTCAGACGTTTTTTTCTGAAAGGTCCAAATCTTGATCGCTATCTAGAATCAGGGGAGATAATCAGAAAGATTACTAATGACGAGCTCGAGCTCCTCAAATACGGGATTCGTTGGGTAAAAAAAAGACTTTTCCAGGGTACTTGTCTCACATGCAAAGCGACACACCGTACACGCCAGACATAG
- the pstC gene encoding phosphate ABC transporter permease subunit PstC, whose translation MFRYLIAKNDKSGSWAHLPIFDSAFRFITLAAALSILILLVMMLAVLIYNAWPSIQRFGLKFLISTTWNPVTSEFGALTTIIGTLVSTALAMLLAVPVALGVAIFLTELSPLALRPIFGVAIELLAAIPSIIYGMWGLFVLAPFMSDYIQPFLGRYLGFLPLFQGPPMGIGMFTAGVVLAIMILPFMASIIRDVFLMTPRVIKESAYGLGATMWEVVRQIVLPYGMRGVIGGLLLGLGRAIGETMAVTFVIGNAHELSLSLFAPGNTIASTLANEFTEASDRIYLSALIELGLVLFLITFVVLGLAEWWLKKSTSGGYKA comes from the coding sequence TTGTTTCGCTATTTAATAGCTAAAAATGACAAATCAGGTTCATGGGCGCATCTCCCCATTTTTGACTCGGCCTTCAGATTTATTACGTTAGCTGCGGCCCTTTCCATACTGATCTTGCTTGTAATGATGCTTGCAGTGCTTATATACAACGCTTGGCCTTCCATTCAACGTTTTGGTTTGAAATTTCTCATATCCACCACATGGAACCCAGTTACCTCTGAATTCGGGGCCCTTACAACAATAATAGGTACATTGGTATCCACAGCGCTTGCCATGTTGCTTGCAGTCCCTGTCGCCCTTGGAGTGGCCATATTTCTTACCGAACTCTCGCCGCTTGCGCTGAGACCCATCTTCGGTGTGGCTATAGAACTTCTGGCTGCGATACCGTCTATTATATATGGCATGTGGGGCCTTTTTGTCCTTGCGCCCTTCATGTCGGATTACATACAGCCGTTTCTTGGGAGATATTTGGGGTTTTTGCCGCTTTTTCAGGGACCGCCCATGGGCATAGGGATGTTCACGGCCGGCGTAGTGCTGGCCATAATGATATTGCCCTTTATGGCATCTATCATAAGAGATGTATTTTTAATGACGCCAAGGGTTATAAAAGAATCCGCCTATGGACTTGGTGCAACGATGTGGGAGGTGGTTAGACAGATAGTACTTCCCTACGGTATGAGGGGTGTAATAGGTGGGCTACTTCTAGGCTTGGGCAGGGCTATCGGCGAAACGATGGCGGTAACGTTTGTGATAGGGAACGCCCATGAATTGTCACTTTCCCTGTTTGCCCCTGGTAATACCATTGCCTCAACGCTTGCCAACGAATTTACAGAGGCGTCGGACAGAATCTATCTCTCGGCCCTTATAGAACTAGGGCTCGTTTTATTTTTGATCACCTTTGTCGTGTTGGGACTTGCAGAATGGTGGCTTAAAAAAAGCACGTCAGGGGGATATAAGGCATGA
- the era gene encoding GTPase Era encodes MRSELDEKGPFRSGFVAIIGAPNAGKSTLLNQLLGEKVAIVTPKPQTTRRNIKGVLTGRDYQIIFIDTPGIHRPKRPLNKLIVKSAIDAMRDADLLLMLADISCKKGVEAALSLVDVIRENSRCDTILAFNKIDMVKRETLLPLIDLFKDAYPFRAIVPVSARCNNGMGRLVSEILRSLPAGPQYYYDGSCIVDQGMDEFAAELVREKIFLTTREEVPYSVAVEAEKFDKGRDGLIRIKVVVYVERQSQKGIIIGKEGVGLKKIGTLARVEMEKRWGCKVYLDIWVKTLKDWSRDKRHLRRFGFGD; translated from the coding sequence ATGCGCAGTGAATTGGATGAAAAAGGGCCTTTCAGATCGGGGTTTGTAGCAATAATTGGTGCGCCGAATGCCGGTAAATCGACCCTTTTGAACCAGTTACTCGGAGAGAAGGTGGCCATAGTTACGCCCAAGCCTCAGACCACCAGGCGCAATATCAAAGGGGTTCTTACCGGCCGAGATTATCAGATTATATTTATCGACACCCCAGGCATCCATCGTCCTAAAAGGCCTTTAAACAAACTGATAGTAAAGTCGGCCATAGATGCCATGCGCGATGCGGATTTATTGCTCATGCTTGCCGATATATCCTGTAAAAAAGGGGTGGAAGCTGCGCTCTCGCTCGTAGATGTCATCAGGGAAAACAGTCGATGTGATACAATTCTTGCTTTTAACAAGATAGATATGGTCAAAAGAGAGACTCTATTGCCATTAATAGATCTTTTCAAAGATGCATATCCATTCAGGGCCATAGTCCCGGTTTCGGCCAGATGCAACAACGGCATGGGCAGGCTTGTCAGCGAGATACTGCGATCGCTTCCTGCCGGTCCTCAGTATTATTATGATGGCTCTTGTATAGTCGATCAGGGTATGGATGAGTTCGCTGCCGAACTTGTTCGTGAAAAGATATTTTTGACGACGAGGGAGGAGGTGCCCTATTCCGTTGCGGTCGAGGCTGAGAAGTTCGATAAAGGGAGGGATGGCCTGATCAGGATAAAGGTCGTAGTTTATGTAGAGAGGCAGTCTCAAAAAGGGATCATAATCGGCAAGGAAGGGGTCGGCCTGAAAAAAATCGGTACGCTTGCCAGGGTCGAAATGGAAAAAAGATGGGGGTGTAAAGTTTATTTGGATATATGGGTCAAGACGCTTAAAGATTGGTCTAGAGATAAAAGGCATCTCAGACGCTTCGGATTTGGCGATTGA
- the lpxC gene encoding UDP-3-O-acyl-N-acetylglucosamine deacetylase, which produces MVFQNTLKKYVMASGIGLHTGARVTIKLHPAPVDSGIRFVRTDLDPVALIPANIGYVTETSLATTVGNAAGSVSTIEHLMAAFFGMGIDNAIVEIDGPEVPIMDGSAYPFVAMIKQVGLSSQKAPRRYIEILEPVTVSSGDKTVTISPCDSLYVSVGIDFDHPMIARQQFDSRVTPHIFERRISRARTFGFLKEVEYLKENGLALGGCLDNALVLDDKTILNQDGLRFSDEFVRHKALDLIGDIYLLGNPVLGKIDSFKSGHAIHHLLSKELLNRPYTWRLVELDAERPADPWAVQAISGEKGIFTSVSV; this is translated from the coding sequence GTGGTTTTTCAAAATACGCTTAAAAAATATGTAATGGCTTCAGGTATCGGCCTTCATACAGGGGCCAGGGTGACCATAAAATTGCATCCAGCGCCAGTTGATTCTGGCATTAGGTTTGTGCGGACGGATCTTGATCCAGTGGCACTTATACCTGCCAACATTGGATATGTCACAGAGACATCGCTTGCTACAACAGTGGGCAATGCTGCTGGGTCTGTTTCAACTATTGAGCACCTCATGGCTGCCTTTTTTGGGATGGGTATAGATAATGCCATTGTGGAGATAGACGGGCCTGAGGTCCCAATTATGGACGGTAGCGCCTATCCTTTTGTAGCCATGATTAAGCAGGTTGGTTTGAGTAGCCAGAAGGCGCCTAGGCGTTATATCGAGATACTTGAGCCTGTAACCGTTAGTTCGGGTGATAAGACTGTCACAATCTCACCGTGTGATAGTCTTTATGTGTCCGTCGGTATAGATTTTGATCACCCTATGATAGCAAGACAGCAATTCGATTCCAGGGTTACGCCTCATATTTTTGAACGACGTATAAGCAGGGCAAGGACCTTCGGTTTTTTAAAAGAGGTTGAATATCTCAAAGAAAATGGTCTGGCGCTGGGAGGTTGTCTTGACAATGCCCTTGTGCTTGATGACAAGACCATCTTGAACCAAGATGGCTTAAGATTTTCAGACGAATTCGTGCGCCACAAGGCCCTTGATTTAATTGGAGATATATACCTTTTAGGTAATCCGGTCTTGGGTAAGATAGATTCATTTAAAAGCGGTCATGCCATCCATCACCTTTTAAGCAAAGAACTTTTGAACCGCCCTTATACATGGCGACTGGTTGAATTGGATGCAGAAAGGCCGGCAGATCCATGGGCGGTACAGGCTATATCGGGAGAAAAGGGGATCTTTACATCCGTTTCTGTGTAA
- a CDS encoding MarR family winged helix-turn-helix transcriptional regulator: MKNDFNIDNCLGFIANRLVKEFQRSFDEKLSQYNLTCAQFCVLMKLFDGDGLTQTELADRLYIENPTLVRTLDRLEASGLIERRRSPRDRRAYHVYLRPKALELKAIMEKAGEEMNKKATDGLSPQEVSEVRKRLIFIWQNLAKRSQL; the protein is encoded by the coding sequence ATGAAAAATGATTTTAATATTGATAATTGTCTAGGTTTTATTGCAAACAGACTGGTCAAGGAATTTCAAAGAAGTTTTGATGAAAAATTGTCTCAATACAACCTTACGTGCGCCCAGTTTTGTGTGCTGATGAAGCTTTTTGACGGTGACGGGCTTACGCAGACGGAGCTTGCCGACCGCCTTTATATAGAAAATCCCACCCTTGTCCGTACATTGGACCGCCTGGAGGCATCGGGCCTTATAGAGCGTCGTAGAAGTCCGAGGGATAGGAGGGCTTATCACGTATATCTACGACCCAAGGCATTGGAGCTGAAGGCCATAATGGAAAAGGCCGGCGAAGAGATGAATAAAAAGGCGACCGACGGTCTTTCTCCCCAGGAAGTCTCCGAGGTGAGGAAGCGTCTCATCTTTATTTGGCAAAATCTGGCCAAAAGAAGCCAGCTTTAA
- the pstB gene encoding phosphate ABC transporter ATP-binding protein PstB, with protein sequence MFLPPDTPVKIKVRNLNFFYGKVQALFDNSIDIAEYKVTAFIGPSGCGKSTHIRTYNRMYSLYPDQRAEGEVIFDGVNILSSDVNLIDLRMRIGMVFQKPTPFPMSIFDNVAYGIRLKYSPSKSELNDRVEQALKDAALLDEVKDNIHAVGTALSGGQQQRLCIARAIAVEPEVILMDEPCSALDPIATYKIEELIERLKERFTIVIVTHNMQQAARVSDYTAFFYLGRCVEFGPTDKMFTNPTKKETEDYITGRFG encoded by the coding sequence GTGTTTCTTCCACCGGATACGCCTGTCAAGATAAAGGTTAGAAATCTCAATTTCTTTTATGGTAAGGTCCAGGCGCTGTTTGATAATAGCATAGACATAGCCGAATATAAGGTTACGGCCTTCATAGGCCCATCAGGCTGTGGAAAGTCCACACACATTAGGACATATAACCGTATGTATTCATTATATCCTGATCAGAGGGCGGAGGGCGAGGTCATCTTCGACGGTGTAAATATCCTTTCATCCGATGTCAATTTGATTGATCTTAGGATGAGAATTGGGATGGTCTTTCAAAAACCAACACCGTTCCCTATGTCGATATTTGACAATGTAGCCTATGGCATCAGGTTAAAGTACAGCCCGAGCAAATCGGAACTAAACGACAGGGTGGAGCAGGCCCTTAAAGATGCGGCATTGCTGGATGAGGTTAAAGACAATATCCATGCCGTCGGGACGGCCTTGTCCGGTGGACAGCAGCAACGCCTCTGTATAGCAAGGGCGATCGCTGTCGAGCCTGAGGTGATATTGATGGACGAGCCATGCTCTGCCCTTGATCCTATCGCTACATACAAGATTGAGGAATTGATAGAACGTCTGAAGGAAAGATTCACCATCGTGATCGTAACACACAATATGCAACAGGCGGCACGTGTTTCTGATTATACTGCCTTTTTTTATCTCGGGCGATGTGTGGAATTCGGGCCGACTGACAAGATGTTCACCAATCCTACAAAGAAGGAGACAGAGGACTATATAACAGGTAGATTCGGCTAA
- a CDS encoding HDOD domain-containing protein, which translates to MDIPTPNLSLCLEKINSAEWLPCPDQALSRCLRLFTEKDVSLNMIEEAFRIETSLCSQLLKVANSAFYGATKQIHDVRRAVMTIGLREAKGICLSTALMQQFSQALLPTAFDLIKFWRHSMLTSFIASELAMDKTWIKRDEAQLYGLLHDIGRLAMAALLPDWFNKAVTSSLNGGKSLCEAENDLGITHSFLGWALAKKWRLPEPVCLVIRWHHDPIKEGIYSKQVALIYIADYLANTIGKSVIVPQIVPNEKILSLADINLWKLQDSMDTLKNLTNKIEAFINDAI; encoded by the coding sequence ATGGATATCCCTACCCCCAATCTCTCTCTGTGCCTTGAAAAAATCAACTCCGCCGAATGGCTGCCATGTCCGGATCAGGCGCTATCAAGGTGCCTGAGGCTCTTTACTGAAAAAGATGTCTCTTTAAATATGATAGAAGAGGCCTTTAGGATAGAGACAAGCCTGTGTTCGCAGCTCCTTAAGGTCGCAAACAGTGCATTTTATGGTGCGACCAAGCAAATACATGATGTCCGCAGGGCCGTAATGACAATAGGTCTGAGAGAGGCAAAAGGTATATGTCTGTCAACGGCCTTGATGCAGCAATTCTCTCAGGCGTTGCTGCCCACTGCCTTCGATCTCATAAAATTTTGGCGTCATTCTATGCTGACCTCATTCATTGCAAGCGAACTTGCGATGGACAAAACATGGATCAAAAGGGATGAGGCGCAACTTTATGGTCTTCTGCACGATATCGGCAGGTTGGCCATGGCCGCATTGCTGCCGGATTGGTTTAATAAGGCCGTTACGTCTTCACTTAATGGGGGCAAATCGCTCTGCGAGGCTGAAAATGATCTAGGTATAACACACTCATTCTTGGGATGGGCACTTGCAAAAAAATGGAGACTGCCGGAACCTGTCTGCCTAGTGATCCGCTGGCACCACGATCCAATAAAGGAAGGCATCTATTCAAAACAGGTGGCCCTTATATATATAGCGGATTATCTTGCTAACACTATTGGAAAGTCCGTTATAGTGCCGCAAATAGTCCCCAATGAAAAAATCTTATCTCTTGCAGATATAAATCTATGGAAATTGCAGGATTCCATGGATACGCTCAAAAATCTAACAAACAAGATAGAGGCATTCATCAATGATGCCATCTAA